A stretch of the Kroppenstedtia eburnea genome encodes the following:
- a CDS encoding pyridoxamine 5'-phosphate oxidase family protein, whose amino-acid sequence MAEEISAELTEKLVKRLNGEQYVLLATVDEQTGTPVINAVSWVYAPDGKHIRFAVGHRSRMIANIKAKPEVSLTMIGPDSTYSVLGKAQVTHEPLEGAKIKLAGIELEVEAVQDVMFFGGKIVEEPRYIKTYDKEAADKLDRQVTEALKKM is encoded by the coding sequence ATGGCTGAAGAAATCTCTGCAGAACTCACAGAAAAACTGGTGAAAAGACTGAACGGGGAACAGTACGTACTGTTGGCCACAGTGGACGAACAGACGGGCACGCCCGTCATAAACGCTGTTTCCTGGGTTTACGCTCCCGATGGGAAACATATTCGGTTCGCGGTGGGGCACCGCTCGCGGATGATTGCCAATATCAAGGCAAAACCCGAAGTGTCGTTGACGATGATCGGTCCTGATTCCACTTACTCGGTCCTGGGTAAAGCCCAGGTCACCCATGAACCCCTGGAAGGTGCAAAGATCAAGTTGGCCGGCATCGAGCTTGAGGTGGAGGCCGTCCAGGATGTGATGTTTTTCGGGGGTAAAATCGTAGAGGAACCCCGTTACATAAAAACCTACGACAAAGAGGCGGCTGACAAATTGGACCGGCAGGTGACGGAGGCATTGAAAAAGATGTAG
- a CDS encoding DUF5665 domain-containing protein: MEIHRTSDRESIHNPQSLDELVRETELMNRRLGVLSRWVEQMRMRDVLQNYGKPSRVIWINFLAGLARGLGLTLGTAIVLSLLSILLSTLADFPFLTDTIRNLKSIVDHSSS; the protein is encoded by the coding sequence ATGGAAATACACAGAACCTCCGACCGGGAAAGTATCCATAACCCCCAGTCACTGGATGAATTGGTGAGGGAAACGGAGCTGATGAACCGACGGCTGGGGGTGTTGTCCCGATGGGTGGAACAGATGCGTATGCGGGATGTACTGCAAAACTACGGTAAGCCGTCCCGGGTGATCTGGATCAACTTTTTGGCGGGTCTGGCCCGGGGACTGGGACTCACCCTCGGAACAGCCATTGTGTTGAGCCTGTTAAGCATTCTGTTGTCCACATTGGCGGACTTCCCCTTTTTAACGGATACCATCCGGAACTTGAAAAGTATCGTCGACCATTCCTCTTCCTGA
- a CDS encoding DUF2197 domain-containing protein, whose translation MVCVLCDRPFKANPSQEKKLRKHPHRIFLCPDCHQRIAQQTLARQDHREKSDHSPVDGPPGG comes from the coding sequence ATGGTGTGCGTGCTGTGTGACCGCCCTTTTAAAGCAAATCCTTCACAGGAAAAAAAACTGAGAAAACATCCCCACCGGATCTTTCTGTGTCCGGATTGCCATCAACGGATCGCTCAGCAGACGCTGGCCCGTCAGGATCACAGGGAGAAGAGCGATCACTCTCCTGTTGACGGACCTCCTGGCGGTTGA
- a CDS encoding YlaH-like family protein — MEEWLTWLRSQPLISYLIILIMTAIVYKVAFARKLPILKTLLVYLVLAVGCVMLWVMFILRFPIIQILGITLLMIVLARIRMWMGNRKKEADQ; from the coding sequence TTGGAAGAATGGTTGACATGGTTGCGAAGCCAACCCTTGATCTCCTATCTGATCATCCTGATCATGACTGCCATCGTATACAAGGTGGCCTTTGCCAGAAAGTTGCCGATCCTCAAGACCTTGCTCGTTTACTTGGTGTTGGCTGTAGGCTGTGTCATGCTCTGGGTCATGTTCATCCTGCGGTTTCCGATCATCCAGATTCTCGGAATCACCCTGTTGATGATTGTGTTGGCCCGAATTCGGATGTGGATGGGGAACCGGAAAAAGGAAGCCGATCAATAA
- a CDS encoding deoxyribonuclease IV, whose protein sequence is MQLGCHISVAKGFSKACKRAHELGAEAFQVFTKNPRGLRPKKVDYADAEKGVQFCREHRITLVAHTPYITNLSTPKEDLHEVTVRSIKEDLHIADTYGAVGAVVHCGKHVGEGVEAGTRRMVETLNEILAEYEGNCRLLLENTAGQGSELGLAVDELVRIREATDYPEKIGFCFDTCHGFAAGAWNPDSFDELVSQMEETGYLEALVAIHFNDSKAPYNSRKDRHAKIGKGEIGSEGLARFLRCEQFQGLPVVLETPVEKEEEYAGEIRFLHQLQQEKTA, encoded by the coding sequence ATGCAACTGGGATGTCATATCAGTGTGGCCAAGGGATTTTCCAAGGCTTGCAAACGAGCTCATGAACTGGGGGCGGAAGCTTTTCAGGTGTTTACCAAGAATCCCCGGGGTCTGCGGCCGAAAAAAGTGGATTATGCGGATGCCGAAAAAGGGGTTCAGTTTTGTCGGGAACACCGGATTACCCTGGTGGCTCACACTCCCTACATCACCAACCTGTCCACGCCCAAGGAGGATCTGCACGAGGTGACGGTGCGCTCGATCAAAGAGGATCTCCACATCGCAGATACTTACGGGGCGGTGGGAGCGGTGGTCCACTGCGGAAAACATGTGGGGGAGGGAGTGGAGGCCGGAACCCGGCGCATGGTGGAAACCCTGAATGAGATTTTGGCGGAGTACGAAGGAAACTGCCGTCTCCTGCTGGAGAACACCGCCGGTCAGGGGAGTGAGCTGGGACTGGCCGTCGATGAATTGGTCCGCATCCGGGAAGCGACGGACTACCCGGAGAAGATCGGTTTCTGCTTCGATACCTGTCACGGATTTGCCGCAGGGGCCTGGAATCCGGATTCTTTTGACGAGCTGGTGAGCCAAATGGAGGAGACCGGATACCTTGAGGCCCTGGTGGCCATCCACTTCAACGACAGCAAGGCTCCTTACAATTCCCGCAAAGACCGGCACGCCAAGATCGGAAAAGGCGAGATCGGCTCTGAAGGGCTGGCACGATTTCTTCGCTGCGAACAATTTCAGGGGCTTCCGGTGGTATTGGAGACCCCGGTGGAAAAAGAAGAAGAATACGCCGGGGAGATCCGCTTCCTTCATCAATTACAGCAGGAAAAAACAGCCTGA
- a CDS encoding glycerophosphodiester phosphodiesterase, with amino-acid sequence MDSIRIFAHRGFSAVAPENTMAAFRRAAEAGADGLELDVHLSKDGEVVVIHDETVNRTTDGKGKVRELTLEELRRLDAGSRFGKEFAGEKIPLLHEVLELVADQKLWLNIELKNNKFPYPGLEEKVLEVISRFGLSQKTVYSSFNHYSLRRIKEKQPETDTALLYMAHLIEPWNYAAWAGASSVHPYWPTVTEELVRGCREQGLSLRPFTVNQARVMGRLIELGVDAIITDKVDLLTDLLAET; translated from the coding sequence ATGGACTCCATACGTATTTTTGCCCATCGCGGATTTTCTGCCGTGGCTCCGGAAAACACCATGGCCGCCTTTCGGCGGGCGGCGGAGGCTGGAGCGGACGGTTTGGAGTTGGATGTGCACCTTTCCAAGGACGGGGAAGTCGTGGTCATTCACGATGAAACAGTGAACCGAACCACCGACGGCAAGGGAAAAGTGAGGGAACTGACTCTGGAGGAGCTCCGCCGTCTGGATGCCGGCAGTCGCTTCGGAAAAGAGTTTGCCGGGGAGAAAATTCCCTTGCTCCATGAGGTGCTGGAGTTGGTTGCTGATCAGAAGCTGTGGTTGAATATTGAGTTGAAGAACAATAAGTTTCCGTATCCCGGATTGGAGGAGAAGGTGCTGGAAGTGATTTCCCGGTTCGGCCTTTCACAGAAGACGGTCTACTCCTCCTTCAATCATTACAGTCTGCGGCGAATCAAGGAAAAACAACCGGAGACGGATACGGCCCTTCTGTATATGGCCCATCTCATCGAACCGTGGAATTATGCCGCTTGGGCGGGGGCGTCATCTGTTCACCCCTATTGGCCCACGGTGACGGAGGAGCTGGTGAGGGGGTGCCGGGAGCAAGGGTTGTCCCTTCGCCCCTTCACAGTCAATCAGGCCCGGGTGATGGGCAGACTGATCGAACTGGGTGTGGACGCCATCATCACCGACAAAGTGGACCTGCTGACGGATCTGCTGGCGGAGACGTGA
- a CDS encoding fumarylacetoacetate hydrolase family protein has product MKILRYEKEGETGYGVLKGDRIQPLKGSLFGSFTICTEEIPRDEVRLLSPLDPNKLILIGRNYAAHAAEGGKPVPEEPLMFLASPTAVIGPGEIIRLPNLEDRIDHEAELAVVIGKRGKGIPRDRAKEYIFGYTCGNDVSNRILQKKDGQYTRAKSFDTFKPLGPWIETDLDPSNLSVRLTVNGEVRQDGRTEEMIFPVPVLVEAISAVFPLEPGDVILTGTPSGVSPLRPGDEVQVEIEGIGSLTNRVEG; this is encoded by the coding sequence TTGAAAATTCTTCGTTACGAAAAGGAAGGGGAAACCGGTTACGGAGTCTTGAAGGGAGATCGAATCCAACCCCTGAAAGGGAGCTTGTTCGGTTCCTTCACGATTTGCACGGAAGAGATTCCCCGGGATGAAGTCCGGCTGTTGAGCCCGCTGGATCCCAACAAACTGATTTTGATCGGCCGTAACTATGCGGCTCATGCCGCCGAAGGAGGAAAACCGGTTCCCGAGGAGCCTCTGATGTTTCTCGCATCGCCGACGGCGGTGATCGGACCGGGAGAGATCATCCGGCTGCCCAACCTGGAAGACCGGATCGACCACGAAGCGGAGCTGGCGGTGGTGATCGGTAAAAGAGGCAAAGGGATTCCCCGGGATCGTGCAAAGGAGTATATCTTCGGTTATACTTGCGGAAACGATGTTTCCAACCGGATCCTTCAGAAGAAGGACGGTCAATACACCCGGGCCAAATCCTTCGACACCTTTAAACCCCTGGGACCGTGGATTGAAACGGATCTGGATCCTTCCAACCTCAGCGTCCGCTTGACGGTGAACGGGGAGGTCCGCCAGGATGGTCGGACGGAAGAGATGATTTTTCCCGTCCCCGTCCTGGTGGAGGCGATCTCCGCCGTCTTTCCCCTGGAGCCGGGGGATGTGATCCTGACCGGCACACCGAGCGGGGTGTCGCCACTCCGTCCCGGAGATGAAGTTCAGGTGGAGATCGAGGGGATCGGATCTCTCACCAACCGGGTTGAGGGCTGA
- a CDS encoding leucyl aminopeptidase, translated as MEWKVTGEALASLVTDCLLVVHTQGEEALQGCTREVDEALDHRISGLVTEGEITGKHGEVTLIHNWGKIPAKRLLVLGLGKGGELDLDKVKNGMAIAARKARAAGVKQLTVACSPTLNNRWNPADLVQAVVEGFELGVYRYRGYKEEQQEDGSLDTVWLAMPGVTDSAFAAGIERGRVFAAATNTARDLTHEPANKLTPSILAERALEIADRYGIEAEVLDEQKLNELGMDALLAVSRASAEAPRMIVLHYRGAPESKEILGWVGKGVTFDSGGIQVKPGRGMEEMKGDMAGAAAVLGAMQAIGALKPHCNVTAVIPTCENMINGNGYRPGDVISSFSGKTIEIQHTDAEGRLILADGLAYARRLGATSLVNVATLTGAVIVALGYAATGLMTNDEKWAEEVKAAARVAGEKMWELPMFEEYGEYLKSEVADLKNEGGAPAGSIQGGMFLKHFAEETPWVHLDIAGTAESKKESGIHPKGSTGVAVRTLAQLAMRFDGQVK; from the coding sequence ATGGAGTGGAAAGTGACCGGGGAAGCGTTGGCTTCGTTGGTGACGGACTGTTTGTTGGTGGTTCATACCCAGGGAGAAGAGGCCTTGCAGGGCTGCACCCGAGAGGTGGATGAAGCCTTGGATCACCGGATTTCCGGACTGGTGACAGAGGGGGAGATCACGGGGAAGCACGGGGAAGTGACGCTCATCCACAATTGGGGAAAGATCCCCGCCAAACGGCTCCTGGTGTTGGGGCTGGGCAAGGGCGGGGAGCTGGATTTGGACAAGGTGAAGAACGGGATGGCCATCGCCGCCCGCAAAGCGCGGGCCGCCGGGGTCAAACAGCTGACGGTCGCCTGTTCCCCGACATTGAACAACCGATGGAACCCGGCTGATTTGGTGCAGGCGGTGGTGGAAGGGTTTGAGTTGGGCGTTTATCGCTATCGAGGATATAAAGAAGAACAACAGGAGGACGGATCCCTTGACACGGTCTGGTTGGCGATGCCGGGGGTGACCGATTCCGCTTTTGCAGCCGGCATCGAACGGGGACGTGTCTTTGCCGCCGCCACCAACACCGCCCGGGACCTCACCCATGAACCGGCAAATAAACTGACCCCCTCCATCCTGGCGGAGCGGGCCTTGGAAATCGCGGATCGATATGGGATTGAGGCGGAGGTTTTGGATGAACAAAAGCTGAATGAGCTGGGCATGGATGCACTCCTCGCCGTTTCCAGGGCCAGCGCGGAGGCGCCGCGCATGATTGTGCTCCATTACCGGGGAGCGCCGGAATCCAAGGAGATTCTCGGATGGGTGGGCAAAGGAGTCACTTTTGATTCCGGCGGCATCCAGGTGAAACCGGGACGGGGCATGGAGGAGATGAAGGGGGATATGGCGGGTGCCGCCGCCGTGCTGGGAGCGATGCAGGCCATCGGAGCCCTGAAGCCTCATTGCAACGTGACCGCCGTCATTCCCACCTGTGAAAATATGATCAACGGCAACGGTTACCGGCCGGGGGATGTCATCTCTTCCTTCAGTGGGAAGACGATCGAAATCCAGCACACCGACGCGGAAGGCCGTCTGATCCTGGCTGACGGACTGGCATATGCCCGCCGTCTGGGAGCCACTTCCCTGGTCAATGTGGCCACCTTGACCGGCGCAGTGATCGTGGCGCTGGGATACGCCGCCACCGGTCTGATGACCAATGATGAGAAATGGGCGGAAGAGGTGAAGGCCGCCGCCCGGGTGGCCGGAGAAAAGATGTGGGAGCTGCCCATGTTTGAAGAATACGGGGAATACCTGAAAAGTGAAGTGGCCGATCTGAAAAATGAAGGAGGAGCCCCTGCCGGTTCCATTCAGGGCGGGATGTTCCTGAAACATTTCGCAGAGGAGACCCCTTGGGTTCATCTGGATATCGCAGGGACGGCGGAATCGAAAAAAGAGAGCGGCATCCATCCCAAAGGCTCCACCGGCGTGGCCGTCCGGACCTTGGCCCAGTTGGCGATGCGCTTTGACGGTCAAGTGAAATGA
- a CDS encoding YktB family protein, whose product MKGFEDRDFDVFTIDGLEPRMEGLKERIRPKLESIGETIAPSLSRLTGEEMYIHVAKHARRTVHPPDETWVAWSPQKKGYKSQPHFQVGIRETGLFAMFALIYEYPDKPGFAQNLLEQLDEILPGLPSDFVLSRDHTRPEVDPLSELGREGMKAALERLRNVKKAEFLCGRVWNREDPRVHDPSRLEEMIRETFSSLEHLYRLARLSH is encoded by the coding sequence ATGAAAGGATTTGAGGACAGGGATTTCGATGTATTCACCATCGACGGCTTGGAACCCCGGATGGAGGGATTGAAAGAGAGGATCCGCCCCAAATTGGAGTCAATCGGAGAGACCATCGCTCCCTCTCTCTCCCGCCTGACCGGGGAAGAGATGTACATCCATGTGGCGAAACATGCCCGGCGGACAGTACATCCTCCCGATGAGACCTGGGTGGCCTGGTCCCCGCAAAAAAAGGGGTATAAATCCCAACCCCACTTTCAGGTGGGAATCCGGGAGACCGGACTCTTTGCCATGTTTGCCCTGATCTATGAATATCCCGACAAACCGGGATTCGCCCAAAACCTTTTGGAACAGCTGGATGAAATTCTTCCCGGTCTCCCCTCTGATTTTGTCCTTTCCCGGGATCACACCCGCCCCGAGGTCGACCCCCTGAGCGAACTGGGTCGGGAAGGGATGAAAGCGGCGCTGGAGCGACTCCGGAACGTGAAAAAGGCCGAATTTCTTTGTGGTCGGGTATGGAACCGGGAGGATCCGAGGGTACATGACCCTTCCCGGTTGGAAGAGATGATCCGGGAGACCTTTTCTTCACTGGAACACCTGTACCGCCTTGCCCGACTCTCCCATTGA
- a CDS encoding aminotransferase class I/II-fold pyridoxal phosphate-dependent enzyme yields MSKQAHAPLFTCLEKHAMRDPLQFHIPGHKKGKGMDPEFRRFMGDQALSIDLINIEPLDDLHHPHGVIREAQDLAAEAFGADHTFFSVQGTSGAIMTMVMSVCSPGDKIIVPRNVHKSVLSALILAGGHPVFVHPVMDEVLGIAHGVTRQGVEKALHLHPDAKAVLLINPTYFGIACHLEEIVDLAHSRGIPVLVDEAHGVHTHFHKALPLSAMQAGADMAATSVHKLGGSLTQSSVLNVREGLINPRRVQSIISMLTTTSTSYLLLASLDTARRYLATQGEERIGDALRLADFARRRINEIPGLRCVGREILGGEATYAMDETKLIIHLHSLGITGYDAETRLREQWNIEVELSDLYNILCLITPGDSDDSIHRLVEALEGLSREFYTGGQGRVDAVRVPEIPVLAVSPRDAFYGETVPVPFPESAGRIIAEFIMIYPPGIPVLLPGERITQENIEYIIEHRDAGLPVQGPEDPEIRMVRVLREF; encoded by the coding sequence GTGTCCAAACAAGCACATGCTCCCTTATTCACCTGTCTCGAAAAACACGCGATGAGAGATCCCCTTCAGTTTCATATTCCCGGACACAAAAAAGGGAAAGGAATGGACCCCGAATTTCGCCGATTCATGGGGGATCAAGCCTTATCCATCGATTTGATCAATATTGAACCCCTGGATGATCTGCATCATCCCCACGGTGTCATCCGGGAAGCTCAGGATCTGGCGGCGGAAGCCTTCGGTGCCGATCACACCTTCTTCTCCGTACAAGGGACCAGCGGCGCCATTATGACGATGGTGATGTCTGTCTGCAGTCCCGGAGATAAGATCATTGTTCCCCGGAATGTTCATAAATCGGTTCTCTCCGCCTTGATCTTGGCGGGAGGACACCCGGTCTTTGTTCATCCGGTCATGGATGAAGTGCTGGGAATCGCCCACGGGGTCACCCGGCAAGGGGTGGAAAAAGCCCTCCACCTTCATCCCGATGCCAAGGCGGTCTTGTTGATCAATCCCACATACTTCGGGATCGCCTGTCATCTGGAAGAAATCGTGGACTTGGCCCATTCCCGGGGGATTCCCGTCCTGGTGGATGAGGCCCACGGGGTGCATACCCATTTCCATAAGGCTTTACCATTGTCCGCCATGCAAGCCGGGGCTGACATGGCCGCCACCAGTGTACACAAACTCGGCGGATCCCTCACCCAGAGTTCGGTGTTGAATGTCCGGGAAGGTTTGATCAACCCCCGCCGGGTGCAATCGATTATCAGTATGCTGACCACCACTTCCACTTCCTACCTTCTTCTCGCTTCCCTGGACACGGCCCGGCGTTACCTTGCCACCCAAGGAGAAGAACGGATCGGGGATGCATTGCGGCTGGCCGATTTCGCCAGAAGGAGAATCAATGAAATCCCCGGACTCCGTTGTGTCGGCCGGGAAATCCTCGGCGGCGAAGCCACCTATGCCATGGATGAAACCAAGTTGATCATCCATTTGCACAGTCTGGGCATCACCGGCTACGATGCGGAAACCCGGCTCCGGGAACAGTGGAACATCGAGGTGGAATTGTCTGACCTGTATAACATCCTGTGTCTGATCACCCCCGGAGATTCCGATGACTCCATCCACAGGTTGGTGGAAGCACTGGAGGGATTATCCCGGGAATTTTACACCGGGGGGCAAGGTCGTGTCGACGCGGTCCGGGTTCCGGAAATTCCCGTGCTGGCTGTCTCTCCCCGGGATGCCTTCTATGGAGAAACCGTCCCGGTCCCCTTTCCCGAATCCGCCGGCCGCATCATCGCAGAGTTTATCATGATCTATCCCCCGGGGATTCCCGTCTTGCTTCCCGGAGAGCGGATCACGCAGGAAAACATCGAGTATATCATCGAACACCGGGACGCCGGCCTGCCTGTGCAGGGACCGGAAGATCCGGAGATCCGCATGGTCCGGGTGTTGAGAGAGTTTTAA
- a CDS encoding HAD-IIA family hydrolase, whose product MKPRGYIFDLDGTVYLGEHPVPGADAAIRALRARGDRVLFLSNKPIARREDYVSKLRRMGIPAKLGEVINSSLVTARYFQRICRSGEKVLVVGEEPIQEELLKHGIWLTEEPVEARYVLLSWDRGFTYDKLDRVFQAWKRGAEIVASNPDRTCPVDGGELPDTAALIGAVEAVTGQRVDRVVGKPSPLMAQAALRQLGMKAAACWMVGDRLETDIRMARENGMGSALVLTGISTRREAERSPWQPDHILDSIAGVPDLKSR is encoded by the coding sequence ATGAAACCGAGGGGATATATTTTTGATCTGGATGGAACGGTGTATCTCGGGGAACATCCTGTGCCGGGGGCGGATGCGGCGATCCGGGCTCTGCGGGCGAGGGGGGATCGGGTACTCTTTCTTTCCAACAAACCGATTGCCCGTCGGGAGGATTATGTGAGCAAACTGCGACGGATGGGCATCCCCGCCAAGCTGGGGGAGGTGATCAACTCTTCTCTGGTGACCGCCCGATATTTTCAAAGGATTTGCCGTTCCGGGGAGAAGGTGTTGGTGGTCGGCGAGGAGCCGATCCAAGAGGAGTTGTTGAAACACGGGATATGGTTGACGGAGGAACCGGTGGAGGCCCGCTATGTGTTATTGTCTTGGGACCGGGGATTCACTTATGACAAACTGGATCGGGTGTTTCAGGCATGGAAGCGAGGGGCGGAAATAGTCGCCTCCAATCCGGATCGGACCTGTCCCGTGGACGGGGGGGAGCTGCCGGACACCGCCGCTTTGATCGGTGCGGTGGAAGCCGTGACCGGTCAACGGGTGGACCGGGTGGTGGGCAAACCCTCCCCCCTGATGGCTCAAGCCGCCCTTCGGCAGCTGGGTATGAAAGCGGCGGCCTGTTGGATGGTGGGAGACCGGTTGGAAACGGACATCCGGATGGCCCGGGAGAACGGCATGGGATCGGCATTGGTTTTGACTGGGATCAGCACCCGCCGGGAGGCGGAGAGAAGTCCCTGGCAGCCGGATCATATCCTGGACAGTATCGCCGGAGTGCCTGATCTGAAGTCCAGATAA
- a CDS encoding ABC transporter permease codes for MRAGKVREKIGKWSGLGILKLLILLFFMIFLILPLVSILLVSFVGEPINLPGSLVDPQIRAATLEKLSNFSLTGYRDLWQDSRYLSALMNSLKLAAGVSLCVTLLCLPMAYAFARTDMPFKKTFAALATVPLVMPTFISSYAFMLMFGQTGWVNHLWRALGGEGVLFEVQSMLGIILVQVFFFFPYALWPMVAAFRAGDSALEEASRNLGAKGWFTFLGVTLPLAGPGILSSMLLVFTISFSDFGTPIIMAPKNLNLIVVEAYREIAGFFNWTGSAILTVVMVGVAALFFWLQRWVIRGKEYGTISGKPTGSGRVKGKGLNRFLSLYTLLVLLVPLLAVGSIFLSSIATTWGHHALPDGYTLKHYTALFSTSSGNILNSLILAMGALLLSVVIAVFVSWFVVRRGSVSLDWLSSIPLVVPGIALGIALIQTFNTPPLRLTGTGILLVIAYTIRRMPYMIRSTMGTMMAIRRDVEEASVSLGASPFMTMVTVVGPLMLPGIIAGGILVFVTVIKETSISILMAPTDWAPMSLAVFQNLLRGEFYTASAMSIVIIVLVILLQNFAGKLTRDQLY; via the coding sequence GTGAGGGCGGGGAAAGTGAGAGAGAAGATTGGAAAATGGAGCGGCCTGGGGATTTTGAAACTACTCATCCTCCTGTTTTTTATGATTTTCCTCATCCTTCCCCTGGTATCCATTCTGTTGGTCAGTTTTGTCGGGGAGCCGATCAATCTTCCGGGGAGTCTGGTGGATCCCCAGATCCGGGCGGCGACACTGGAGAAACTCTCCAACTTTTCCCTGACGGGGTATCGGGATCTCTGGCAAGATTCACGTTATCTGTCAGCGCTCATGAACAGTCTCAAACTGGCCGCGGGGGTTTCCCTGTGTGTGACGCTGTTGTGTCTGCCGATGGCCTATGCCTTCGCCCGCACCGATATGCCCTTTAAAAAAACTTTTGCCGCGCTGGCCACGGTTCCTCTGGTGATGCCGACCTTCATCTCCTCCTATGCATTTATGCTGATGTTCGGACAGACGGGGTGGGTGAATCACCTGTGGCGGGCCCTGGGCGGGGAGGGAGTCCTGTTTGAAGTCCAGTCGATGCTGGGAATTATCCTGGTTCAGGTCTTCTTCTTCTTCCCCTATGCCCTGTGGCCGATGGTGGCGGCCTTCCGTGCCGGCGACTCCGCGCTGGAAGAGGCTTCCCGCAACCTGGGGGCGAAAGGATGGTTCACCTTCCTCGGGGTGACTCTTCCGTTGGCGGGTCCGGGGATTTTATCCAGTATGCTGCTGGTGTTCACCATCAGTTTCTCCGATTTTGGAACCCCGATCATCATGGCTCCCAAGAACTTGAACCTGATTGTGGTGGAAGCTTACCGGGAGATTGCCGGTTTTTTCAATTGGACGGGGTCTGCCATCCTGACGGTGGTGATGGTGGGAGTGGCGGCACTTTTCTTCTGGTTGCAACGGTGGGTGATCCGCGGAAAGGAGTACGGCACCATCTCGGGAAAGCCGACGGGGTCCGGGAGGGTCAAAGGGAAGGGATTGAACCGGTTTCTCTCTTTGTACACTCTGCTCGTTCTCCTGGTTCCCCTGCTGGCGGTGGGATCCATCTTCCTTTCTTCCATCGCCACCACCTGGGGGCATCATGCACTCCCCGACGGTTATACATTGAAGCACTACACCGCTCTCTTCAGCACCTCTTCCGGCAATATTCTCAACAGTCTGATCCTGGCGATGGGAGCTTTGTTGCTCAGTGTGGTGATCGCTGTATTTGTCTCCTGGTTTGTGGTGCGGAGAGGGTCGGTCTCCCTGGATTGGCTTTCGTCGATTCCGTTGGTGGTGCCGGGAATTGCATTGGGGATCGCCCTGATCCAAACCTTCAACACTCCGCCGTTACGATTGACGGGGACAGGGATTCTGTTGGTGATCGCCTACACGATCCGGCGGATGCCTTATATGATTCGCTCCACCATGGGGACGATGATGGCGATCCGGCGCGATGTGGAGGAGGCATCGGTCAGTCTCGGGGCCTCTCCCTTCATGACCATGGTCACCGTGGTCGGGCCGTTGATGTTGCCGGGGATTATCGCCGGCGGGATCCTTGTTTTTGTGACGGTGATCAAGGAGACCAGCATCTCCATCCTGATGGCACCGACAGACTGGGCACCGATGAGTTTGGCTGTTTTTCAGAATCTGCTGCGCGGGGAGTTTTACACAGCCTCCGCCATGTCCATCGTGATCATCGTCCTGGTCATCCTCCTGCAAAACTTCGCCGGGAAGCTGACGCGGGACCAACTCTACTGA